In Vogesella indigofera, the sequence CTGATCTGGGGCGGCGAATCGCTGTTCGAATACCTGTACCAGCTGCGCTGGCGCAACCTGGCACAGAACCTGCAGCATGACCTGCGGCTGGATGCCTACCAGCACATGCAGAAGCTGCCGCTGTCCTACTTCGAGGACAAGAGCACCGGCAAGTTGATGTCGGTGCTCAACGACGACATCAACCAGCTGGAGCGTTTCCTCAACGGCGGCGCCAACAGCATCATCCAGGTGCTGTGCTCGACGGTGATGGTCAGTGCAGTGTTCTTCTACCTGGCGCCGACACTGGCGGTGATCGCGCTGGCGCCGATCCCGCTGATCCTGTACGGCACCTTCTGGTTCCAGCGCCGCATCGCGCCGCGTTACGCCGCGGTGCGTGAGGCGGCGGCGGTGATCAGCGGCCGTCTCAACAACAACCTGCTCGGCGTCGCCACCATCAAGGCATTTACCGCCGAGGCATTCGAGGCGGCGCACATCCGCGACGCCAGCGAGCACTACCGCGCCACCAACGCCGCCGCCATCCGCCTGTCGTCGGCCATCATCCCGGTGATCCGCATGGCGATCCTGTCCGGCTTCGTGGTGACGCTGGTGTACGGCGGCCACCTGGCACTCACCGGCGCCATCGGCGTCGGCAGCTATTCGGTGCTGGTCTTCCTGACCCAGCGCCTGCTGTGGCCGCTGACCGGGCTGGCCGACATCGCCGACCTGTACCAGCGCTCGATGACCGCCATCGACCGCGTGCTGGACATCCTGCAGGCGCCGCTGCACATCGACTACCACGGCCGTGCACTGCCGCACGACAGCGTCAGCGGCCAGCTCAGCTTCAGCCACCTGTCGTTCGGCTACGGCGACCTCACCGTGCTGCACGACATCTCGCTGACCATCCCGCCGGGGCGCACGGTGGCCTTTGTCGGTGCCACCGGCTCCGGCAAGAGCACGCTGGTCAAGCTGCTGCTGCGCTTCTACGACGCGCAGCACGGCGAGATCCGCCTCGACGGCCAGGACATCCGCCAGCTGGCACTGACCGACCTGCGCCGCGCCATCGGCTATGTCAGCCAGGACGTGTTCCTCACCGACGGCAGCGTGGCGCAGAACATCGCCTACGGCATGCCGGAAGTTGGCCGCGACGCCATCGTCGCCGCCGCGCGCGCCGCCGAGGCACACGAGTTCATCGACCGCCTGCCGCAGGGCTACGACACGCCGATCGGCGAACGCGGCCAGAAGCTGTCCGGCGGCCAGCGCCAACGGCTGGCACTGGCGCGCGCGATCCTGAAAGACCCGAAGATCCTGATCCTGGACGAGGCCACCAGCGCGGTGGACAACGAGACCGAAGCCGCCATCCAGCGCTCGCTGGACGTGGTGTCGCGCGGCCGCACCACGGTGGTGATCGCGCA encodes:
- a CDS encoding ABC transporter ATP-binding protein, which codes for MSSLSRLFQYARRYRRDVYLASCFSVVNKFFDILPEVLIGVAVDVVVNRDASFLAALGVTDAFSQLMWLGLLTVLIWGGESLFEYLYQLRWRNLAQNLQHDLRLDAYQHMQKLPLSYFEDKSTGKLMSVLNDDINQLERFLNGGANSIIQVLCSTVMVSAVFFYLAPTLAVIALAPIPLILYGTFWFQRRIAPRYAAVREAAAVISGRLNNNLLGVATIKAFTAEAFEAAHIRDASEHYRATNAAAIRLSSAIIPVIRMAILSGFVVTLVYGGHLALTGAIGVGSYSVLVFLTQRLLWPLTGLADIADLYQRSMTAIDRVLDILQAPLHIDYHGRALPHDSVSGQLSFSHLSFGYGDLTVLHDISLTIPPGRTVAFVGATGSGKSTLVKLLLRFYDAQHGEIRLDGQDIRQLALTDLRRAIGYVSQDVFLTDGSVAQNIAYGMPEVGRDAIVAAARAAEAHEFIDRLPQGYDTPIGERGQKLSGGQRQRLALARAILKDPKILILDEATSAVDNETEAAIQRSLDVVSRGRTTVVIAHRLSTVRHAHCIHVMEHGRLIESGTHDTLLAQDGSYAALWRLQTGERSTDKTA